A DNA window from Flavisolibacter ginsenosidimutans contains the following coding sequences:
- a CDS encoding tetratricopeptide repeat protein translates to MKKIFLPILGCCATVFSYSQQTFFIKSSQDRFNQAKEYFQKEQYNLAYPLFKELRENLTESDKINRTVVAQEVEYYTIVSSLKQNESNAELEAQVYADVTKNNARAEMMRFHLAEYYFRHQRFSEAIPLYENANISNLNNREVADMKFHQGYSYFTLQQFAKAKPLLDAIRQVKDDPNYIDANYYYGFIAFRDRQYNDALSSFRIVENEEQYAPIVPYYIVQINYALGKKDEAVAYAEDKLKNGKSQFYDLELRQLLGHAYFEKKQYAKALPYLEEYVSKSKKVRREDLYELSYSYYKANNYPKAIEGFKQLSGKEDSLSQHAMYLLADAYLKTGQKANARNAFLFSSSNNSDPAQKEISRFNYAKLSFELGYQDEALKNLQSFLNDYPNSQYRDEATELLVGALTITNNYRDALTLLESIKNPTQAVKRFLPRILYGRATELINDGRLPEAEALLDRALKDPNNASVLPYINFWKGELAYRNNKIDDAIRYYNAYLSAGAPASGEANERSVKYNLGYAYYRKENWPVAQTFFEPLSRGAALNSDPITQDAYVRTADVYYMNRNFSQARAMYDKAIGYSWPAEDYATFQKAMIAGISNSTEKVNALNTLIRKFPQSTLVGDANMEIANTYLAQDRFREALPYLSNIINASGNTSLKPQAYLKSGIAYYNAGDNEKAIAQYKQLLNAYPNSPEAEDALDNLKTIYVTQGRPGEYADVARSAGRPITSTAEDSLTYSAAELQYENNNTNGALQAFNDYLQRFPNGVKAVNAYFYRGEIYNSRKDFANAVSNYAEVARRAPNTFAETAILQAARLNFFELKNYPEAERYYAQLKQITSRQENRLEAMRGLLRSQYLQKKWSDAVDNAKDLIAQKGASSDDKSLANMAIGKSAQIAGHYDEALTAFKAVVAVNKAEVGAEARYEVANTWFMTGRYPDAEKAAFEVVNKSGSYDYWVTKAYILLGDIYLKQKDYFNAKATFQSIVQNSLNAELKAEAQSKLDAVTAEEAKSSKVGM, encoded by the coding sequence ATGAAGAAAATTTTCCTCCCCATCCTTGGCTGTTGCGCGACCGTATTTTCTTATTCGCAGCAAACCTTTTTTATCAAGTCTTCGCAAGACCGGTTTAACCAGGCAAAAGAATATTTTCAAAAAGAACAGTACAACCTGGCTTATCCCCTTTTCAAAGAGCTTCGCGAAAACCTTACCGAAAGCGACAAGATCAACCGCACGGTGGTAGCGCAGGAAGTTGAGTATTACACCATCGTCAGCTCGTTAAAACAAAACGAAAGCAACGCCGAACTGGAGGCGCAGGTGTATGCTGACGTGACAAAGAACAATGCTCGTGCGGAGATGATGCGTTTTCATTTGGCGGAATATTATTTTCGTCACCAACGCTTCTCCGAAGCCATTCCTCTCTACGAAAACGCCAACATCAGCAACCTGAATAACCGCGAGGTTGCCGACATGAAATTTCACCAGGGTTATTCTTATTTTACCCTGCAGCAGTTTGCAAAAGCAAAGCCTTTGCTGGATGCCATCAGGCAGGTGAAAGACGATCCGAATTACATTGATGCGAATTACTATTACGGGTTCATTGCCTTTCGCGACCGGCAATACAACGATGCGCTGTCTTCGTTTCGCATTGTCGAGAACGAAGAACAATACGCACCCATCGTTCCGTATTACATCGTGCAAATAAATTACGCACTGGGCAAGAAAGACGAAGCCGTTGCTTACGCGGAAGACAAATTAAAAAACGGCAAATCGCAGTTTTATGACCTGGAACTGCGGCAGCTTTTGGGTCATGCTTATTTTGAGAAAAAGCAATACGCCAAAGCCCTACCTTACCTCGAAGAATACGTAAGCAAATCGAAAAAAGTACGCCGTGAAGATTTATACGAGTTGTCTTATTCCTATTACAAAGCGAACAATTATCCAAAGGCCATTGAAGGCTTTAAGCAACTGAGCGGAAAAGAAGATTCGCTTAGTCAGCACGCCATGTACCTGCTGGCCGACGCTTATTTGAAAACCGGACAAAAAGCAAATGCCCGGAATGCCTTTTTGTTTTCATCAAGCAACAACAGCGATCCGGCACAAAAAGAAATCAGCCGTTTCAATTACGCCAAGCTTTCTTTTGAATTGGGTTATCAGGATGAAGCCTTAAAAAACCTGCAATCTTTTTTGAACGATTACCCGAATTCGCAATACCGTGACGAAGCAACGGAGTTGCTGGTAGGTGCACTGACGATTACGAACAATTACCGCGATGCCTTAACGCTTTTAGAAAGCATCAAGAATCCCACGCAGGCAGTGAAACGGTTTTTGCCGCGCATTTTATATGGCCGTGCTACAGAGTTGATCAATGACGGACGTTTGCCCGAAGCCGAGGCTTTGCTGGATCGTGCCTTGAAAGATCCGAACAACGCATCCGTATTGCCGTACATAAATTTCTGGAAAGGTGAATTGGCCTATCGCAACAACAAAATTGATGATGCCATTCGTTATTACAATGCTTACCTCAGCGCCGGTGCACCGGCTTCCGGCGAAGCCAACGAAAGAAGCGTGAAATACAATCTTGGCTATGCGTATTACCGCAAAGAAAACTGGCCGGTAGCGCAAACATTTTTTGAACCGTTATCAAGAGGCGCAGCATTGAACAGCGACCCGATTACGCAAGACGCTTACGTACGTACGGCTGATGTTTATTACATGAACCGCAACTTTTCGCAGGCAAGAGCGATGTACGATAAAGCCATCGGCTATTCCTGGCCTGCAGAAGATTACGCAACTTTTCAGAAAGCAATGATTGCTGGCATCAGCAATTCAACGGAAAAAGTGAATGCGTTGAACACCTTAATCCGGAAGTTTCCGCAATCAACTTTGGTGGGTGATGCCAACATGGAAATTGCCAACACCTATTTAGCGCAAGACCGTTTTCGTGAAGCGCTTCCGTACCTGAGCAACATCATTAACGCAAGCGGCAACACGAGCTTAAAGCCACAAGCTTATCTTAAATCAGGCATCGCGTATTACAACGCAGGTGACAACGAAAAAGCCATTGCGCAGTATAAACAATTGCTCAATGCTTACCCTAATTCGCCCGAAGCGGAAGATGCGTTGGACAATCTGAAAACAATCTACGTCACACAAGGAAGGCCCGGCGAATATGCCGACGTGGCAAGAAGCGCTGGCCGTCCGATAACAAGCACCGCTGAAGATTCCTTGACTTATTCTGCGGCAGAACTTCAATACGAAAACAACAACACGAACGGTGCGCTGCAAGCGTTTAACGATTACCTGCAACGCTTCCCTAACGGTGTAAAAGCGGTGAACGCTTATTTCTATCGCGGTGAGATTTACAACAGCCGCAAAGACTTTGCGAACGCAGTAAGCAACTACGCAGAAGTGGCCCGTCGTGCGCCGAACACATTTGCCGAAACGGCAATTTTGCAAGCGGCCCGGCTTAATTTCTTTGAACTAAAAAACTATCCTGAAGCCGAAAGATATTATGCGCAATTGAAGCAAATCACTTCAAGACAGGAGAACCGGCTAGAAGCCATGCGCGGGCTTTTGCGCAGCCAGTACCTCCAAAAGAAATGGAGCGACGCCGTTGACAACGCGAAAGATTTGATTGCGCAAAAAGGCGCATCGTCTGATGACAAATCGCTGGCGAACATGGCCATTGGCAAATCGGCGCAAATTGCCGGGCATTATGATGAAGCGTTGACTGCATTTAAAGCCGTTGTGGCCGTAAACAAAGCGGAGGTAGGTGCGGAAGCCCGGTACGAAGTGGCCAACACCTGGTTTATGACAGGCCGTTACCCTGATGCGGAGAAAGCAGCCTTTGAAGTGGTGAACAAAAGCGGTTCGTACGATTACTGGGTAACGAAAGCTTACATCTTGCTGGGCGATATTTATCTCAAGCAAAAAGATTATTTCAACGCAAAAGCAACCTTTCAAAGCATTGTGCAAAACAGTTTAAACGCAGAACTGAAAGCCGAGGCACAAAGCAAGCTGGATGCGGTAACCGCAGAAGAAGCAAAGAGCAGCAAGGTGGGAATGTGA
- a CDS encoding YajQ family cyclic di-GMP-binding protein has translation MPSFDIVSKVDAQALDNAVNVTKKEITNRFDFKNAHVVIDLNKKDFKLNLETDGDMQMRQLVDVLISRAHKQGIAPEAFDTSKEGHQSGKVWKKEIDVRNGLKQEDAKKIVKLIKDGGFKVQASINDDLVRVAGKKIDDLQSVIQASKGWDLGLPLQYENMRS, from the coding sequence ATGCCTTCGTTTGACATTGTTTCCAAAGTAGATGCACAAGCCCTCGACAACGCCGTGAACGTGACCAAAAAAGAAATCACAAACCGCTTTGATTTCAAAAATGCACACGTGGTGATTGACCTCAACAAAAAAGATTTCAAACTGAATCTTGAAACCGACGGCGACATGCAAATGCGCCAGTTGGTTGATGTGCTCATTAGCCGGGCGCACAAACAAGGCATTGCGCCGGAAGCCTTCGACACGTCGAAAGAAGGTCATCAAAGCGGTAAGGTTTGGAAAAAGGAAATTGACGTTCGCAACGGCCTCAAGCAGGAAGACGCAAAAAAAATTGTGAAGCTGATAAAGGACGGCGGCTTCAAAGTGCAGGCGTCTATCAACGACGACCTGGTGCGAGTAGCCGGCAAAAAAATTGATGACCTGCAAAGCGTTATTCAAGCCTCCAAAGGATGGGACCTAGGCCTTCCGTTACAGTACGAGAACATGCGAAGCTAA
- a CDS encoding competence/damage-inducible protein A, with amino-acid sequence MHEVTASIITIGDELLIGQTIDTNSAYIAQELNKIGAWVRRRVAIADDKEAILTTLGDEAKQSNILIITGGLGPTADDITKPALCEYFNTELIRDEGATTNVENIFQKLARPITERNLSQGLVPANCEVLPNGRGTAPGMYFNQEDVHYFSLPGVPHEMKGLMQSGVLPKIKSVFRLPAVAHRTLLTAGIGESFLADTILDFETALPAYVKLAYLPAYGMVRLRLTAKGEDEAAIKKEVDEKFAELKSLVKEWMVADEDIPIQEAVVKLLKEKAKAVATAESCTGGTIASLITSVAGSSAVFNGGIVSYANEAKKDMLEVKEETLTSVGAVSEEAVTQMAISACKKLKTDYAVATSGIMGPDGGTPEKPVGTVWIAVANKEGKVKAQKSNFRFDRGRNVELTVHTALNMLRKAVLEDAEND; translated from the coding sequence ATGCACGAAGTGACCGCGAGCATCATTACCATCGGCGATGAACTTTTGATCGGGCAAACCATTGATACCAACAGCGCTTACATTGCACAGGAATTAAACAAGATCGGCGCATGGGTGCGCCGCCGCGTGGCCATTGCCGACGACAAAGAAGCCATTCTTACAACGCTTGGCGATGAAGCAAAACAGAGCAACATTCTCATCATTACCGGCGGTCTCGGTCCAACCGCAGATGACATTACAAAACCCGCGCTTTGCGAATACTTCAACACGGAATTAATACGCGACGAAGGCGCAACAACAAACGTTGAAAATATTTTTCAAAAATTAGCAAGACCGATAACTGAACGCAATCTTTCGCAAGGGCTTGTGCCCGCAAACTGCGAAGTATTGCCGAACGGGAGAGGAACAGCACCGGGCATGTATTTTAATCAGGAGGACGTACACTACTTTTCGCTTCCCGGTGTGCCGCACGAAATGAAAGGACTGATGCAAAGCGGTGTGTTGCCAAAAATAAAATCAGTCTTTCGCTTGCCCGCGGTTGCGCACCGAACCTTGTTGACGGCGGGCATCGGCGAATCGTTTTTGGCGGATACAATTCTGGACTTTGAAACGGCTTTACCTGCCTATGTCAAGCTTGCATATTTACCGGCTTACGGTATGGTGCGCTTGCGCTTGACTGCAAAAGGTGAAGACGAAGCGGCAATCAAAAAAGAAGTGGACGAAAAGTTTGCCGAACTAAAATCGCTGGTGAAGGAATGGATGGTGGCCGATGAGGACATACCAATACAGGAAGCGGTGGTGAAACTGCTGAAAGAAAAGGCGAAAGCGGTGGCAACGGCCGAAAGCTGTACGGGCGGAACCATCGCAAGTTTAATAACGTCCGTTGCGGGTTCGTCGGCGGTGTTTAATGGCGGCATTGTTTCTTATGCAAACGAGGCGAAAAAAGACATGCTTGAAGTGAAAGAGGAAACGCTGACAAGCGTTGGCGCGGTGAGCGAAGAAGCTGTAACGCAGATGGCAATAAGCGCCTGCAAGAAATTAAAAACCGATTATGCCGTGGCTACATCGGGAATTATGGGGCCGGATGGAGGCACACCAGAAAAACCGGTTGGCACCGTTTGGATTGCCGTAGCGAACAAAGAAGGGAAAGTAAAAGCGCAGAAATCCAACTTTCGTTTTGACCGTGGCCGCAACGTGGAATTAACCGTGCACACGGCCTTGAACATGCTGCGCAAGGCCGTGCTGGAAGACGCGGAAAACGATTAA
- a CDS encoding beta propeller repeat protein, translating to MKKLCFLLSFLVALTSFAQTPKIEALTSGKKTSLRGLSVVTDNVLWVSGSNGTVGTSLNGGKDWKWFQVKGFEKADFRDIEAFDGATAIVMSVDTPAYILRTTDGGYNWKVVYENHKPGMFLDAMEFWNSESGIVVGDPIDGKIFIARTFDGGYSWKELPEQYKPKAEKDEACFAASGTNVRALDRDEAVFVTGGASSNVFIRADKIRLPIVQGKETTGANSIAVWDNKKENGGKKMIVVGGDFSKDSSSLNNCFYSNNRGKSWTAPKAPPHGYKSCVEYITEKHLVTCGTSSVDYSTDGGETWSLLSKEGYHVVRKAKDGTAVYLAGSNGKVAKFVE from the coding sequence ATGAAAAAACTTTGTTTTCTTCTCTCCTTCCTTGTTGCCTTAACATCCTTTGCACAAACACCAAAAATCGAAGCGCTTACCTCAGGCAAAAAAACATCGCTGCGCGGCTTGAGCGTGGTCACAGACAACGTGCTTTGGGTAAGCGGCAGCAACGGCACGGTGGGCACGTCGCTCAACGGCGGCAAAGACTGGAAATGGTTTCAGGTAAAAGGATTTGAGAAGGCGGATTTCCGCGACATTGAAGCCTTCGACGGCGCAACGGCCATTGTCATGTCAGTGGATACGCCTGCTTATATTTTGCGCACAACCGATGGCGGCTACAACTGGAAAGTGGTGTACGAAAATCACAAGCCCGGTATGTTCCTCGATGCAATGGAATTCTGGAACAGCGAATCGGGCATTGTGGTAGGCGACCCGATTGACGGCAAAATTTTTATTGCCCGCACCTTCGACGGCGGCTATTCCTGGAAAGAACTTCCCGAGCAATACAAACCCAAAGCCGAAAAAGACGAAGCCTGCTTCGCGGCAAGCGGCACCAACGTTCGTGCACTGGACCGGGACGAAGCTGTTTTTGTAACCGGCGGTGCATCGTCAAATGTTTTCATTCGGGCCGATAAAATCAGGTTGCCGATTGTGCAGGGGAAAGAAACTACCGGCGCCAATTCAATTGCGGTCTGGGACAACAAAAAAGAAAACGGCGGCAAGAAGATGATTGTCGTAGGCGGCGACTTTAGCAAGGACAGTTCATCGCTAAACAATTGTTTTTATTCGAACAATCGAGGCAAGAGTTGGACAGCGCCGAAGGCGCCGCCGCACGGCTACAAAAGCTGCGTGGAATACATCACCGAAAAGCATTTGGTTACCTGCGGCACCAGCAGCGTTGATTACTCAACCGACGGCGGCGAAACCTGGAGCCTGCTCAGCAAAGAAGGCTATCACGTTGTGCGAAAAGCAAAGGACGGAACAGCGGTTTACCTTGCCGGAAGCAACGGCAAGGTGGCGAAGTTTGTGGAGTAA
- a CDS encoding DoxX family protein, translated as MKKLFSTSVSDTALSVALFVLRVGAGSLMMIQHGFDKLQHFAQRSHKFADPFGIGSTASYSLVVFAEFFCAAFVILGLFTRLAAFPIVIAMCVALFVANKGHFFGEGELAGIYLVAFLTILFAGPGKASLDRLIGK; from the coding sequence ATGAAAAAATTGTTCAGCACAAGTGTTTCCGACACGGCCTTGTCCGTTGCTTTGTTTGTTCTTCGCGTAGGCGCAGGTTCCCTCATGATGATCCAGCACGGTTTTGACAAATTGCAACATTTTGCGCAGCGTTCGCACAAGTTTGCCGATCCCTTTGGCATCGGTTCAACCGCTTCCTATTCACTCGTTGTTTTTGCCGAATTCTTTTGTGCGGCTTTCGTTATTCTGGGATTGTTTACAAGACTTGCGGCTTTCCCGATTGTGATTGCCATGTGCGTAGCTCTGTTCGTTGCCAACAAAGGACATTTCTTTGGCGAAGGCGAACTTGCGGGAATCTATCTTGTTGCTTTTCTCACCATTCTCTTTGCGGGTCCTGGCAAAGCAAGTTTGGACAGATTGATTGGAAAGTGA
- the dacB gene encoding D-alanyl-D-alanine carboxypeptidase/D-alanyl-D-alanine endopeptidase, protein MKRTFWLLIVACLSSQLHAQTASDNLAKAWSTFEADSQLQSAVASIYVIDESSGAVVFDRNSRIGLAPASTQKIITAAAAYEVLGKDFRFQTKFGYYSGIKRGRLAGSIVVLPSGDPTLGSWRWKSTTEDSVTRRIVKGLAQTGIQFFNGFSIDESGKDEEAIPGGWIWEDIGNYYGAGATALNWRENQYDLILKSGKNIGDSVLITGTKPALYDYSITSKLKAAAKGTGDNSVIYFPVTTSALVVRGTIPAGEERFVVSGAMPSPNGQFLATLTDSLARRGIAKEGRDETVSQSNYDASKLTVFHTEVSPPLDSMSYWFLKRSINLYGEAFAKRIAIASNHPFTSEDGANVIANLWSNKGIGIDRNELHTYDGSGLSPLNRVTTHAQVSVLQYAKKQAWFSGYFSGFPEFNGMKLKSGTINRVKSFCGYHTSKAGKSYIVSYIVNNYNGASSSLVQKMYKVLNELK, encoded by the coding sequence ATGAAAAGAACGTTTTGGCTGTTGATTGTTGCTTGTCTTTCATCGCAACTCCACGCACAAACCGCAAGTGATAATCTTGCAAAAGCATGGTCAACATTTGAAGCCGATTCGCAACTTCAAAGCGCTGTTGCTTCCATCTACGTCATTGATGAATCAAGCGGTGCGGTTGTCTTCGACAGGAACTCACGCATTGGTCTCGCACCCGCATCAACGCAAAAAATTATTACTGCTGCTGCTGCATATGAAGTCCTTGGAAAAGACTTTCGCTTTCAAACAAAATTTGGTTATTACAGCGGCATAAAAAGAGGACGGTTAGCAGGAAGCATTGTTGTTCTTCCTTCTGGCGATCCTACGCTTGGAAGCTGGCGTTGGAAAAGCACGACGGAAGATTCGGTAACGCGGCGCATTGTGAAAGGGCTTGCGCAAACGGGCATTCAATTTTTTAATGGATTTTCAATTGATGAAAGCGGCAAAGACGAAGAAGCCATTCCGGGCGGCTGGATTTGGGAAGACATCGGCAACTATTACGGAGCCGGCGCAACGGCGCTGAACTGGCGGGAAAACCAATACGATTTGATTTTAAAATCGGGCAAAAACATTGGCGATTCTGTTTTAATTACGGGTACAAAGCCGGCGCTTTACGATTACAGCATTACATCAAAACTGAAAGCCGCAGCCAAAGGCACGGGCGACAATTCCGTCATTTATTTTCCGGTAACAACATCAGCACTTGTTGTACGCGGAACCATTCCGGCCGGTGAAGAAAGGTTTGTTGTATCGGGTGCAATGCCATCACCAAACGGACAATTTCTTGCCACGCTAACCGATTCGCTTGCACGGCGCGGCATTGCAAAAGAAGGCAGAGATGAAACGGTTTCACAAAGCAATTACGATGCAAGTAAACTCACCGTTTTTCATACCGAAGTTTCGCCGCCGCTCGACAGCATGAGTTACTGGTTTTTAAAACGCAGCATCAATCTTTACGGCGAAGCCTTTGCAAAACGAATCGCTATTGCCAGCAACCACCCGTTCACATCAGAAGACGGCGCAAACGTGATTGCAAATCTTTGGAGCAACAAAGGCATCGGTATTGATAGAAACGAGTTGCACACATACGACGGTTCGGGGCTTTCGCCGTTAAACCGCGTAACCACACACGCACAGGTCAGCGTTTTGCAGTATGCAAAAAAGCAAGCTTGGTTTAGCGGTTACTTTAGCGGCTTTCCGGAGTTTAACGGCATGAAGCTGAAAAGCGGCACCATCAACCGCGTGAAAAGTTTTTGCGGTTATCACACAAGCAAAGCCGGCAAAAGCTATATCGTATCGTACATCGTAAACAATTACAACGGTGCTTCGTCGTCGCTGGTGCAAAAGATGTACAAGGTGCTCAACGAGCTGAAGTAA
- a CDS encoding dihydrolipoamide acetyltransferase family protein gives MATVDLVMPKMGESIMEATILKWLKKPGDAVKMDETVLEIATDKVDTEVPSTAEGVLDEILYNVNDVVPIGAVIARVRTGADSQQSAVNGPQTTPQTETSFQHSTESQKPVNEQRPTANDHRTAASEASNDKLQTTNKFYSPLVLNIAAQEGISMSELENIPGTGAEGRVSKKDILQYVSHKRSDKVGEPAERVEHAEHKAQHETRQEMVIPIERVEQKEGPQNNQLATYTGNVEIIEMDRMRKLIADHMVRSKHTSPHVTSFTEADVTNLVMWREKVKKDFEKREGTKITFTPLFVEAIIRCIKRFPLINSSVDGNRIIVKKDINIGMAAALPNGNLIVPVIKNADGYNLVGLAKQVNGLADNARNNKLKPEDISDGTFTLTNVGTFGSLMGTPIINQPQVAILAVGAIKKRPVVIETPQGDSIAIRHMMYLSMSYDHRIVDGSLGATFLTAVANELERFDVNRQY, from the coding sequence ATGGCGACTGTTGACCTGGTAATGCCGAAGATGGGCGAAAGCATCATGGAAGCAACGATTTTAAAATGGCTTAAAAAGCCCGGCGACGCGGTAAAAATGGACGAAACCGTGCTGGAAATTGCTACTGACAAAGTGGACACGGAAGTGCCCTCGACGGCGGAAGGCGTGCTGGATGAAATTCTTTATAACGTGAACGATGTTGTGCCGATTGGAGCGGTGATTGCGCGGGTGAGAACGGGAGCGGATAGTCAACAGTCCGCTGTCAATGGTCCACAGACAACGCCGCAAACCGAAACTTCTTTTCAGCATTCCACCGAAAGCCAAAAACCGGTAAACGAACAACGGCCAACGGCCAACGATCATCGAACAGCGGCCAGCGAAGCCTCGAACGATAAACTACAAACCACAAACAAATTTTATTCGCCGCTTGTGCTAAACATTGCCGCACAGGAAGGCATCAGCATGTCGGAGTTGGAAAACATCCCAGGCACTGGTGCAGAGGGCCGCGTTTCAAAGAAGGACATTCTACAGTACGTAAGCCACAAGCGCAGCGACAAAGTTGGCGAACCGGCTGAAAGAGTTGAACACGCCGAGCACAAAGCACAACACGAAACGCGGCAGGAGATGGTGATCCCAATAGAGAGGGTGGAACAAAAAGAAGGGCCGCAGAACAACCAGCTTGCAACTTACACCGGCAACGTGGAGATCATTGAGATGGACCGCATGCGCAAGCTTATTGCCGACCACATGGTGCGCAGCAAACACACGTCGCCGCACGTCACATCGTTTACCGAAGCCGACGTAACCAACCTGGTGATGTGGCGCGAAAAAGTAAAGAAGGATTTTGAAAAGCGTGAAGGCACGAAGATCACGTTCACCCCTTTGTTTGTTGAAGCGATCATCCGTTGCATCAAACGCTTTCCGCTTATCAACAGTTCGGTTGACGGCAACAGGATCATTGTCAAAAAAGACATCAACATTGGCATGGCTGCGGCCTTGCCAAACGGCAACTTAATTGTCCCCGTGATTAAAAACGCCGATGGTTATAATTTGGTTGGCTTGGCCAAGCAAGTGAACGGTCTGGCCGACAATGCACGCAACAACAAACTAAAACCGGAAGATATTTCCGACGGTACGTTTACGCTGACAAACGTTGGGACGTTCGGAAGCTTAATGGGCACGCCGATCATTAATCAACCACAAGTGGCGATACTGGCCGTTGGCGCCATTAAAAAACGCCCGGTGGTGATTGAAACGCCGCAGGGCGATAGTATTGCCATCCGCCACATGATGTATTTGTCCATGAGTTACGATCATCGCATTGTGGACGGAAGTTTGGGTGCAACGTTCTTAACGGCTGTGGCGAATGAGTTGGAAAGGTTTGATGTGAACCGGCAGTACTAA
- a CDS encoding TonB-dependent receptor, producing MFKATMKFSFLTTGLFLFAVAASAQDTTGKKVRITSSFKPVLKEAAKINFNASPAVNDTSRPRLQYNIPDQNLNLAFQPGGLRPLALAVDTGGRWKNESSLKAGVGNYATPFVQLGLSAGDGKNSGVNFYAQHASSKGNIQYQDYSNTNAELNGFFKAGNTEWNARVGGSLDKYKKYGFQPKTMTFPDDSINVKYHTYRARLALRNINRTDLGLSYAPEISIDAFSDGLSNSESNSYINLPLQKTLGNSFEVDVAATANISTYKPHNKSSQTNNWFAISPSILYKTANINIQAGVRPAWDNKEPHLFPNLLAEVVSSDKRFSFQAGWTGYLRNAGFEYQAGINPWIWAPQTVYNSSIEERYAGIKGSVGDHFSYSAKLAFNTIKNQPLFTNDTINGGKSFRVINEPRMNVLNIGGEVGYTVGETFSVISNFQINQYSPKVAAKAWGLLPDEWKTTLRLQVLKDLYVNSELYAFDGTWYQKKGGGYGSLGSAFDLSAGLEFKVYKNIKIWGQFNNMLNQQYQRWNQYPVYGFNFLAGVVLSFGQIK from the coding sequence ATGTTCAAAGCAACCATGAAGTTTTCATTCTTAACAACGGGACTTTTCCTCTTTGCAGTTGCCGCATCGGCGCAGGACACAACGGGCAAGAAAGTAAGAATCACCTCAAGCTTTAAACCGGTGTTGAAGGAAGCGGCCAAAATAAACTTCAACGCGTCGCCGGCCGTAAACGACACGTCAAGGCCGCGATTGCAATACAACATACCGGATCAGAATTTAAACCTCGCTTTTCAGCCGGGCGGCTTACGGCCGCTGGCTTTGGCGGTAGATACCGGCGGACGTTGGAAAAATGAAAGTTCGCTAAAAGCAGGTGTTGGAAATTACGCTACGCCTTTTGTGCAACTGGGTTTATCGGCTGGCGATGGAAAGAACTCTGGCGTGAATTTTTATGCACAACACGCTTCGTCAAAAGGCAACATTCAGTACCAGGATTACAGCAACACCAATGCGGAATTAAACGGCTTTTTTAAAGCCGGTAACACAGAATGGAACGCAAGGGTTGGCGGCTCGTTGGACAAATACAAAAAGTACGGCTTTCAACCCAAGACCATGACCTTTCCCGATGATTCCATCAATGTGAAATATCATACCTATCGTGCACGGCTGGCCTTGCGCAACATTAACCGCACGGATCTTGGCCTTTCGTATGCGCCGGAAATCAGCATTGATGCGTTCAGCGACGGTTTGAGCAATTCCGAGAGCAATTCGTACATCAATTTGCCGCTGCAAAAAACGTTGGGCAATTCTTTTGAAGTGGACGTTGCGGCAACGGCAAACATCAGCACGTACAAGCCTCACAACAAATCGTCGCAAACGAACAATTGGTTCGCCATTTCTCCGTCTATTTTGTACAAAACAGCCAACATCAACATTCAGGCGGGCGTACGGCCGGCATGGGACAACAAAGAGCCGCATCTCTTTCCAAACCTGTTGGCTGAAGTTGTTTCAAGCGACAAGCGTTTTTCGTTCCAGGCCGGCTGGACGGGCTATTTACGCAACGCTGGCTTCGAATACCAGGCAGGAATCAACCCCTGGATTTGGGCGCCGCAAACGGTTTATAATTCAAGCATTGAAGAACGCTATGCGGGCATTAAAGGTTCCGTTGGCGATCACTTTAGCTACAGCGCTAAGCTTGCGTTCAACACCATCAAGAATCAACCTTTGTTTACAAACGATACGATCAACGGCGGCAAATCATTCAGGGTGATCAACGAGCCGCGCATGAATGTGTTGAACATCGGCGGCGAAGTGGGCTACACGGTCGGCGAAACATTTTCGGTGATTTCTAATTTCCAAATCAATCAATACAGTCCGAAAGTTGCGGCCAAAGCCTGGGGCTTGTTGCCCGACGAATGGAAGACAACTTTGCGCTTGCAAGTACTGAAAGATTTGTACGTAAACAGCGAACTCTATGCTTTTGACGGAACCTGGTACCAGAAAAAAGGCGGCGGCTACGGAAGTTTGGGAAGCGCCTTTGATTTAAGCGCCGGCCTTGAATTTAAAGTGTACAAAAACATTAAAATCTGGGGACAGTTCAACAACATGCTCAACCAGCAATATCAGCGCTGGAATCAATATCCGGTTTACGGCTTCAACTTTTTGGCCGGTGTTGTACTTTCGTTCGGTCAAATTAAATAA